From one Trueperella pyogenes genomic stretch:
- a CDS encoding carbohydrate ABC transporter permease, with amino-acid sequence MSTPALTPEPGVSTKHRRTKREAHEARTGWLFMAPFAALFTFIFVIPILVSIYKSFFQTRVVGGGPFGGGESEQVFVGFDNFAYVISSQDFWSGIGRVILYTLFQVPIMIGLALVLALLINSWLLRHVTLYRLSYFLPYAVPGVVAAIIWMYIYTPAVSPIHSVFTAFGAEFPFDFFSKNIILASMANMTTWTFAGYNMLIFLAALQAIPRDLYEAARVDGASSWQVVRYIKIPMMRGAALLAILLSIVGTIQLYNEPTVLATKNTWMGLSYTPMMMALNTAKGSLTPSGDGPASAIAIVMAVIAGVLAMAYFLADRKVNGDD; translated from the coding sequence ATGTCCACACCTGCTCTCACGCCTGAGCCTGGCGTTTCCACCAAACACCGCCGCACTAAGAGAGAAGCCCACGAGGCTCGCACCGGCTGGCTCTTCATGGCACCGTTCGCGGCACTGTTCACATTCATCTTTGTTATTCCGATCCTCGTGTCCATATACAAATCCTTCTTCCAGACACGAGTGGTCGGCGGTGGCCCCTTCGGCGGCGGAGAATCCGAGCAGGTCTTCGTCGGCTTCGATAACTTCGCCTACGTGATCAGCTCACAGGACTTCTGGTCCGGAATCGGGCGAGTCATTCTTTACACGCTCTTCCAGGTCCCGATCATGATCGGCCTGGCCCTCGTCCTGGCGCTCCTCATTAACTCCTGGCTCCTGCGCCATGTCACCCTCTACCGCCTGTCCTACTTCTTGCCCTACGCCGTGCCCGGCGTCGTGGCGGCCATCATCTGGATGTACATCTACACCCCGGCGGTCTCCCCTATTCACTCAGTCTTCACCGCGTTCGGCGCCGAATTCCCCTTCGACTTCTTCTCAAAAAATATCATCCTCGCCTCCATGGCCAACATGACCACGTGGACCTTCGCCGGCTACAACATGCTGATCTTCCTTGCCGCGCTTCAAGCCATTCCGCGCGATCTGTACGAGGCGGCGCGCGTGGACGGCGCCTCCTCCTGGCAGGTTGTTCGCTACATCAAGATCCCCATGATGCGCGGGGCTGCCTTGCTCGCGATCCTGCTGTCCATCGTCGGCACAATCCAGCTCTACAACGAACCCACCGTGCTCGCCACAAAGAACACCTGGATGGGGTTGTCCTACACCCCGATGATGATGGCCCTGAACACGGCCAAAGGCTCACTGACCCCGTCGGGCGACGGCCCGGCATCTGCCATCGCTATCGTCATGGCAGTGATTGCTGGTGTTTTGGCTATGGCCTACTTCCTTGCGGATAGGAAGGTGAACGGAGATGACTAA
- a CDS encoding ABC transporter substrate-binding protein — translation MAKLGAVFASGALVLTACSGSGTAAKTTPAATTSAASSAEPVSIEYLHRLPDGEGMTPVSKIVERWNKDHPNIQVKATKFDGKAQDLIKKVKTDTAAGNAACLYQAGYADLAELYVGGLVQDVSEHAKPQSNKFAAGPFNSMSLDGKFFGLPQDTGPLVYYYNKAAFEELGLKVPTTASEFIDTAKKAAEKGKYIATFQTDEAGSLFPALSAAAGDQWFGIDGEAWKVSVDGDGTKKVADFWQQLLDAKAVPVVERWGTDWGAKLNDGTVIGTIGAAWEAPLLAGDMAGSNNVGKWAIAQLPDFGAGKASGPDGGSGVVVSKTCKHPKEAMEFNAWFNTQVNDLASQGLVVAATDKPATPAYAKFYGDQDVLAEFAKANGAMKAFMYIPGWSAVWGNLGENAAAAGKGASSVSDLLAKAADTAKKAIENAGLKVK, via the coding sequence ATGGCAAAGTTAGGAGCGGTTTTCGCTTCCGGCGCCCTGGTTCTGACAGCCTGCTCGGGTTCGGGCACAGCTGCTAAAACGACGCCGGCAGCCACCACGTCGGCCGCTTCCAGCGCTGAGCCGGTCTCTATCGAGTACCTCCATCGTCTGCCCGATGGCGAGGGAATGACCCCGGTGTCGAAGATCGTCGAGCGTTGGAACAAGGATCACCCCAATATTCAGGTCAAGGCCACGAAGTTTGATGGCAAGGCACAGGATCTGATCAAGAAGGTTAAAACAGATACGGCTGCCGGCAATGCGGCCTGCCTCTACCAGGCTGGCTACGCCGATCTCGCCGAACTCTACGTCGGCGGCCTTGTCCAAGATGTCTCCGAGCACGCCAAGCCACAGTCGAACAAGTTTGCAGCCGGACCGTTCAACTCGATGTCGCTGGATGGGAAGTTCTTCGGACTGCCGCAAGACACCGGCCCGCTCGTCTACTACTACAACAAGGCCGCGTTCGAGGAGCTCGGGCTGAAGGTGCCCACCACCGCTTCGGAATTTATCGACACCGCTAAGAAGGCCGCCGAAAAGGGCAAATACATTGCCACGTTCCAGACCGACGAGGCCGGCTCCCTCTTCCCGGCGCTCTCCGCAGCCGCTGGTGACCAGTGGTTCGGCATCGACGGCGAGGCGTGGAAGGTATCCGTAGACGGCGACGGCACCAAGAAGGTTGCCGATTTCTGGCAGCAGCTCCTGGACGCCAAGGCAGTCCCGGTCGTCGAGCGCTGGGGTACCGATTGGGGAGCCAAGCTCAATGACGGCACCGTGATTGGCACGATCGGCGCAGCCTGGGAAGCTCCACTCCTTGCGGGCGACATGGCTGGTTCGAATAACGTCGGCAAGTGGGCCATCGCTCAGCTGCCTGACTTCGGCGCGGGCAAGGCCTCCGGCCCCGACGGCGGTTCGGGCGTCGTCGTCTCCAAGACCTGCAAGCACCCCAAGGAGGCCATGGAGTTCAACGCGTGGTTTAACACCCAGGTTAACGATCTCGCCTCCCAGGGCCTCGTCGTGGCCGCTACGGACAAGCCGGCCACGCCTGCCTACGCCAAGTTCTACGGCGATCAGGATGTGTTGGCCGAGTTTGCCAAGGCTAACGGCGCGATGAAGGCCTTCATGTACATTCCGGGCTGGTCCGCCGTGTGGGGCAACCTCGGCGAGAACGCAGCAGCGGCCGGTAAGGGCGCGAGCTCAGTCTCCGACCTGCTGGCCAAGGCAGCAGATACCGCCAAGAAGGCCATCGAAAATGCTGGCCTCAAGGTGAAGTAA
- a CDS encoding ROK family transcriptional regulator, with amino-acid sequence MAKKNSPTVSVDLLDAAYAMIKSGAATRRSDLVRAMGISASTASNVARSLIEQNLIREIESRRSTGGRPAKVLQSTQGSEVVAVAEVGSHHLRFGLADSIHPLQCIDEVLFDTLGTPEEAMSTLVEQWEKLRAAAFPEHSIGALGISIASPVEAESRRLVLPARLPGWHHADLRQILFDLTGLPAWIENDTRACALGELPYSPVESFIYVKAGTGIGGALVIDGELYQGAGGFAGDISHSRVDPDMDDLCACGRRGCLEAIASGATIRKRALAAGLDVEDRSIVTASLSDVPEINPFVRQSAELIGRALGPIVNFINPGAIYVGGALSGLGVFMSSLRASVFNVASSTASQDLIIEPAPNGANAPLMGVAREAFRLAGASCKKG; translated from the coding sequence GTGGCGAAAAAGAATTCTCCCACGGTCAGCGTTGATCTCCTCGATGCTGCCTACGCGATGATTAAGTCAGGAGCAGCCACGCGCCGGTCAGATCTGGTGCGCGCAATGGGGATATCGGCGTCGACGGCCTCGAATGTGGCCCGCAGCCTGATCGAGCAGAACCTCATCCGAGAGATCGAATCGCGGCGTTCCACCGGCGGGCGCCCAGCAAAAGTCCTCCAATCCACCCAAGGCTCCGAGGTGGTGGCTGTGGCGGAGGTGGGCTCCCACCACTTGCGCTTCGGCCTTGCCGATTCCATCCACCCGCTCCAATGCATCGATGAAGTTCTGTTCGATACGCTCGGAACTCCCGAAGAAGCCATGTCTACGCTGGTCGAGCAGTGGGAGAAGCTTCGTGCGGCGGCATTCCCCGAGCACAGCATCGGCGCCCTCGGCATCTCGATCGCAAGTCCGGTCGAGGCCGAATCGCGCCGACTGGTCCTGCCCGCGCGTCTGCCGGGGTGGCACCATGCAGATCTGCGGCAGATCCTCTTCGACCTGACAGGCCTGCCCGCCTGGATCGAAAATGACACCCGCGCCTGCGCACTGGGCGAGCTGCCCTATTCGCCCGTCGAATCCTTCATTTATGTCAAGGCCGGCACCGGTATTGGCGGGGCGCTCGTCATCGACGGCGAGCTGTACCAGGGCGCGGGCGGGTTCGCCGGAGACATCAGCCATTCTCGCGTCGATCCGGACATGGATGACCTGTGTGCATGCGGCAGGCGGGGCTGCCTCGAGGCCATCGCTTCGGGGGCCACCATTCGCAAGCGAGCCCTCGCGGCGGGACTGGACGTTGAAGATCGCTCGATTGTCACGGCGTCGTTGTCAGATGTCCCCGAGATCAATCCGTTTGTCCGCCAATCGGCGGAACTGATTGGGCGGGCGCTCGGCCCGATTGTCAATTTTATAAATCCAGGTGCGATCTACGTCGGCGGAGCGCTTTCTGGCCTGGGCGTTTTCATGAGTTCCCTGCGGGCCTCGGTCTTTAACGTCGCCAGCTCTACGGCCAGTCAAGACCTCATCATCGAGCCCGCCC